Genomic window (Spirosoma sp. KCTC 42546):
ATGTCCATTTAAATTAAGAGATAAGTAGTGGCATATACTTCGTTACGGTATCAATCAAAAAATAGCGCATTGGGTCAGCCGGTAAAGCGGTGATTCGGTTTAGAGGATCTAGTCCCCAAGGATTATCTTTACCTTTGTTGTCCACAATATAAGGGCCTGTCAAGGACATTTGACCCGTTGTAACTGGCGTGATAATTAAATACAATCCGGATTTACTGACTTACCTCAATCGGCTAGTTGCCGCCGATACGCATTCGTCATCGATTAGTCGGCGAACATTTACCCAGGGCCAGTCGCTGATTAATCAGGGCGATTGTCCGCAGTGGGTTTACCTGCTCACCGGAGGGATCGTTAAGTGTTTCATCACCGAAGAAAACGGCCGAAGTTATGTGCTGGAATTTTTAGGCGAAGGCGAAATGCTGGGTGAACTGGAGCTTTTGACCGGGACGGACAATCTGTCTACCGTTGAAGCACTGACGGATGTTACGGCCTACCAGATTAGTCAGGACTTGTTTCACTCGTATTTGCTGGAGGAGCCCCATTTTAATCGGCTCCTGCTCCAGGAACTGGCCCTGCGGCTAAGCCGTACAGCCCAACGAGCGTCCTACCAGCAAATTTTTCCAGTAGAGTATGCTATCCTGAAAGTACTTTTTCTGTTTACTGAGAGTCAGCCTTCCGTATCCAAACAAAATCTGGCAGACTACTTAGCGATTCCGGTCCGGAGCCTAAACCGAATACTA
Coding sequences:
- a CDS encoding Crp/Fnr family transcriptional regulator, whose translation is MIIKYNPDLLTYLNRLVAADTHSSSISRRTFTQGQSLINQGDCPQWVYLLTGGIVKCFITEENGRSYVLEFLGEGEMLGELELLTGTDNLSTVEALTDVTAYQISQDLFHSYLLEEPHFNRLLLQELALRLSRTAQRASYQQIFPVEYAILKVLFLFTESQPSVSKQNLADYLAIPVRSLNRILARLSAQNLFTATTKTALTVSRERLTELIIAYH